From one Candidatus Rhodoluna planktonica genomic stretch:
- a CDS encoding helix-turn-helix domain-containing protein yields the protein MGKTNWIEFEEAISQLAVSSSQLNAGVDDLREKLATFRLKEIRKATKKTQIQLAKKLGVSQNRVSLIEGNEIEKAQISTIKKYVEALGGNLRITAKFGDQEIELLN from the coding sequence AAAAACTAACTGGATTGAATTCGAAGAAGCTATTTCTCAACTAGCAGTTTCGAGTTCTCAACTAAACGCAGGCGTCGATGATCTCAGAGAAAAGCTTGCGACCTTTCGTCTAAAAGAGATTCGCAAAGCAACAAAGAAAACTCAGATTCAACTGGCAAAAAAATTGGGTGTGAGCCAAAACCGCGTTTCCCTAATTGAGGGTAATGAGATAGAGAAGGCCCAAATTTCAACGATAAAGAAATACGTTGAAGCCTTGGGCGGCAATCTCCGCATCACTGCAAAATTCGGTGATCAAGAGATTGAACTTTTGAACTAG